Proteins encoded in a region of the Anopheles ziemanni chromosome 2, idAnoZiCoDA_A2_x.2, whole genome shotgun sequence genome:
- the LOC131281942 gene encoding uncharacterized protein LOC131281942, with the protein MMSPESTEEQDLGVVYPGRDLSPPSAKRLRFTSVDEDASVSSNAADINSRACAKDARHRTGSITESDGEPQLGEAEGEDQPGGAGARGQTTSSLDYTAGSDRSSGSSCTTAIYGAGDSGLVGGKFTDPFNNNNNNNNSIGPLGANNNNNNSGSASAIGTNINNNSIKSRLGEMDEAKFSEFSKFLADSEKDESMATILELLHDNYGLIQRYASGYECKHEKCQYESLHEHFHCHDTFCRGKVLYKKYEIIRHLKWHKKRKESLKYGFYRFSSSDDCSIQYGACQHNHKHTHYHCVHENCDKVYISTSDVQMHANYHRKHEAIVKNGFQRFRATEECNTDYCVFRSQRTTHFHCRRENCKYTFKNKADMEKHKTYHQKDEMLLRDGYKKFLKTEDCTYKDCRFSRVCNHIHCMHENCRYVLHSSGQLLSHKRKHERMDTEVDYRRFQMARSLLGKISNQPKPDEAVPAAGENVPERPVGVVEEPRLSPAPATVSDGSSLTGKNPFLDLLSVMAEITFRTLPIQMMYHMRLQLLQQMSYEQVFAPENVEMLRNLTMMGSIEEAYLSQLYGSAMGVPPATLLDHIAGQAQTTVAAGHEESLGTKRKYKPDDTTDHRDQHTDVPLYLKKEPVLSSTPPRSKLLSNPSVDYRLLKKDDTSVASSTPVSSKGSPHDGSSPLDRDHRTLLETANFLQFSSSKTLFNRKRGRPRKNHVMEVYNNVQDSPQAIFTSFKLEKSESKPSTDVHSASVSSRDVTPAVVQEADRNGMTGRSLSDGSGTNSSTTTQYFPGSNYLPLATNVPQLGGFDSAALFGNFSQLLERHMREVKHEPVATVRSNHLKCVVCRNLFETFADIKNHECHGDRAALEKPLLAYPPSLARQVGPPLVDYRTPIGGMEPEVAASVFRSSATSGSSGPMPPTSAAPTHHGKDSISLVKTAGTFFPDVNANKLKYA; encoded by the exons ATGATGTCGCCGGAGAGCACCGAAGAACAGGACCTCGGGGTGGTATATCCTGGCCGCGATCTGTCGCCACCGTCGGCGAAAAGGCTACGCTTCACGAGCGTGGACGAGGATGCGAGCGTGAGCTCGAACGCGGCGGACATCAACAGCAGGGCATGCGCAAAGGATGCACGCCATCGGACGGGAAGCATCACCGAGAGCGACGGTGAGCCACAGCTGGGCGAGGCGGAAGGCGAGGATCAGCCGGGGGGCGCGGGCGCACGGGGTCAGACGACATCCTCGCTCGACTACACGGCCGGAAGTGATCGCAGCAGTGGCAGTAGCTGCACGACAGCGATCTACGGTGCCGGTGACAGTGGCCTCGTTGGCGGCAAGTTCACCGATccgttcaacaacaacaacaacaacaacaatagcaTCGGTCCGCTCGGcgcaaacaataacaacaataacagTGGCAGTGCGAGTGCGATCGGTacgaacatcaacaacaactcgATCAAGAGCCGCCTGGGCGAGatggacgaggcgaagttTAGTGAGTTTAGCAAATTTCTAGCCGATAGCGAGAAGGACGAAAGCATGGCGACCATCCTCGAGCTGCTTCACG ATAATTACGGTTTGATACAGCGATACGCGTCCGGGTACGAGTGCAAGCACGAAAAGTGTCAGTACGAGAGCCTGCACGAGCACTTTCACTGCCACGACACGTTCTGCCGGGGGAAGGTTCTGTACAAGAAGTACGAAATCATCCGTCACCTGAAGTGGCACAAGAAGCGCAAGGAATCGCTCAAGTACGGATTCTACCGGTTTTCCTCGTCGGACGACTGCAGCATTCAGTACGGTGCGTGCCAGCACAACCACAAGCACACCCACTACCATTGCGTGCACGAGAACTGTGATAAGGTGTACATCAGCACCAGCGACGTCCAGATGCATGCCAACTATCACCGGAAGCATGAGGCGATCGTCAAGAATGG ATTTCAACGGTTTCGGGCAACGGAAGAATGCAACACGGATTATTGTGTGTTTCGATCGCAAAGGACGACGCACTTTCACTGCAGAAGAGAAAATTGCAAATACACCTTCAAAAATAAAGCTGACATGG agaaacataaaacataccaCCAGAAGGACGAAATGCTCCTGCGGGATGGCTACAAGAAGTTCCTTAAGACGGAAGACTGCACCTACAAAGATTGTCGGTTTTCGCGGGTGTGCAATCACATCCACTGCATGCACGAAAACTGTCGCTATGTGCTCCACTCGAGCGGTCAGCTGTTGAGTCACAAGCGCAAACACGAGCGCATGGATACGGAAGTGGACTACCGGCGGTTTCAGATGGCCCGGAGTTTGCTGGGTAAAATCAGTAACCAACCGAAGCCGGATGAAGCGGTTCCGGCCGCTGGTGAGAATGTACCCGAGCGGCCCGTCGGCGTCGTCGAGGAACCAAGGCTATCACCAGCTCCAGCGACGGTGTCAGACGGTTCGAGTTTGACAGGGAAGAACCCGTTCCTCGATCTACTGTCGGTTATGGCGGAAATAACCTTCCGTACGCTACCGATCCAAATGATGTACCATATGCGCCTTCAGCTGTTGCAGCAGATGAGCTACGAGCAGGTGTTCGCTCCGGAGAACGTGGAAATGTTACGCAATCTCACGATGATGGGAAGCATTGAGGAAGCTTACCTGAGCCAATTGTACGGCAGTGCAATGGGTGTACCTCCAGCGACCCTTCTGGATCATATAGCTGGACAGGCACAAACCACGGTGGCGGCAGGCCATGAGGAATCTCTTGGTACGAAGCGGAAATACAAACCAGACGACACCACCGATCACCGGGATCAACACACAGATGTACCGTTGTACCTGAAAAAGGAACCAGTGCTAAGCAGTACGCCGCCTCGTTCGAAATTACTGTCGAATCCTTCGGTCGACTATCGTCTTCTTAAAAAAGACGACACCTCGGTGGCGTCGAGTACTCCCGTCAGCTCGAAAGGATCACCCCACGATGGTTCTTCACCCCTCGATCGGGATCATCGGACACTGCTGGAAACGGCAAACTTTCTTCAGTTCAGCTCCAGCAAAACCCTGTTCAACCGGAAGCGAGGTCGTCCGCGTAAAAACCACGTGATGGAGGTGTATAACAAC GTCCAGGACTCACCGCAAGCCATATTCACCAGCttcaagttggagaagagtgAGTCCAAACCGTCCACGGATGTCCACTCGGCAAGCGTTTCGTCAAGGGACGTCACACCGGCGGTGGTACAAGAGGCGGACCGTAATGGAATGACCGGAAGGAGTCTCTCCGATGGATCCGGTACCAACAGTTCCACTACCACACAGTACTTCCCAGGAAGCAACTACCTGCCATTGGCCACAAATGTACCGCAGCTCGGTGGGTTCGACTCGGCGGCACTGTTTGGCAACTTTTCCCAACTGCTCGAACGTCACATGCGGGAAGTGAAGCATGAACCGGTGGCCACC GTCCGGTCTAACCACCTTAAGTGTGTCGTCTGTCGGAACCTTTTCGAGACGTTCGCCGACATTAAGAACCACGAGTGCCACGGTGACCGGGCGGCACTGGAGAAACCCTTGCTGGCGTATCCACCGTCGCTGGCGAGACAGGTTGGACCCCCCTTGGTGGATTATCGGACGCCTATCGGTGGAATGGAACCGGAGGTGGCGGCTtcagtgtttcgaagcagtgCGACTAGTGGCTCGAGTGGACCGATGCCACCGACTTCTGCGGCGCCAACGCACCATGGGAAAGATTCTATTTCACTGGTCAAAACGGCAGGGACGTTCTTTCCCGATGTGAACGCGAACAAGCTGAAGTACGCCTGA